In a genomic window of Wyeomyia smithii strain HCP4-BCI-WySm-NY-G18 chromosome 1, ASM2978416v1, whole genome shotgun sequence:
- the LOC129718026 gene encoding pyrimidine-specific ribonucleoside hydrolase RihA-like: protein MLRRKLVRSFWLKASLITMAMFAVVGVLVALIVTSSASSEKLETVRRVIVDVDAGADDAWALFHLLATPGVFVEAISCVRGNTNATNVGRNVLRILTALNGEKKVPVYVGSNERLMTAVPVVLPENMFFGSDGFSDVDFGDSQPDMTLLKSNGTLAKLYRIISEHRNDISFISLGPLTNLALLLKVYPETRQWIREVFIMGGNRHGVGNTQNAAEINFYNDPEAANIVINNYQGNITILPWETASRDNLVMNQTWRFDFLGSKPNPFMAILNPVERKALGPTDNWMPCDALVAMAFTHPHLITESKRYTANVELHGWLTRGQLVLDHANEGKGNVTIIDNMDTAGVERLLITLASY, encoded by the exons ATGCTTAGACGAAAATTGGTCCGAAGCTTTTGGCTGAAAGCATCTCTCATTACGATGGCGATGTTTGCGGTTGTAGGAGTCCTGGTGGCGCTCATTGTGACCAGCAGTGCCAGTA GTGAAAAGCTGGAGACAGTGCGACGTGTCATCGTAGATGTGGATGCTGGAGCAGACGACGCGTGGGCGTTGTTTCACCTGTTGGCAACTCCGGGCGTCTTCGTCGAAGCTATCAGCTGCGTTCGAGGCAACACCAATGCGACGAATGTTGGCCGTAATGTCCTCAGAATATTAACCGCCCTCAACGGGGAGAAAAAA GTTCCAGTGTACGTTGGCTCGAACGAGCGACTGATGACTGCGGTTCCGGTGGTCCTGCCCGAGAATATGTTCTTCGGTAGTGATGGCTTCTCGGATGTGGATTTTGGAGACTCCCAGCCGGACATGACTTTACTGAAATCCAATGGCACATTGGCGAAACTGTACAGAATAATCAGCGAACATCGCAACGATATTAGTTTTATAAGCTTAGGTCCTCTAACAAATTTGGCACTGCTGCTTAAGGTTTACCCAGAAACGCGTCAGTGGATTAGGGAGGTTTTTATAATGGGTGGTAACCGCCACGGTGTTGGTAATACCCAAAATGCGGCCGAAATTAATTTTTACAACGATCCGGAAGCGGCCAACATCGTGATCAACAACTATCAGGGGAACATTACCATTCTTCCGTGGGAGACAGCTTCCCGGGATAATTTGGTGATGAATCAG ACCTGGCGGTTCGATTTCTTGGGAAGCAAACCCAATCCATTTATGGCGATTTTGAACCCGGTAGAGCGGAAAGCATTGGGACCAACCGACAACTGGATGCCTTGTGATGCGTTGGTTGCGATGGCATTCACCCATCCCCATCTGATCACCGAAAGCAAACGGTACACAGCGAATGTAGAGCTGCACGGTTGGCTGACCCGTGGTCAGCTAGTGCTAGATCATGCCAACGAGGGAAAAGGAAATGTTACGATCATTGATAACATGGACACGGCTGGTGTGGAGCGATTACTAATAACGTTGGCTTCCTACTAG
- the LOC129718121 gene encoding uncharacterized protein LOC129718121 → MTPVQLQYQSLWFNGPLWLRQDHATWPNSSETQLDLDKSLLEERTSALPVRVMTACEIFTLRSSLPELIRLVGWLRRFMYNSAKRNRENLRTGDLSSIEYNEAENALVRVSQHESFPEEISALSKGKPLKSSSIILSTNPRLTDGILRVGGRLSHAPVSETRRHPIILHHQHPLTKLVLEHYHRKHFHAGQQLLIATVREKFWPLRIRSLARQVIHRCISCYRSKPTNHEQLMADLPSVRVTPGAVFSSVGLDFYGPFQIKYPGRKGIPIKTFVCIFVCLVTKAVHMEVVADLSTQAFIAALKRFVAIRGKPHIIMCDNATNFIGANRELEKLRSQLSEQQFQYTTSKFAEEEGIDFKFIPPRPPNFGGLWEAAVKSFKTHFRKTIGIQTLTYDELHTVVQQISAILNSRPLTPLSTDPNDFSVLTPGHFLIGRPLTAIPEPDLQEIPENRLSHWQQTQAFVQQLWRKWKSQYLSDLHNRTKWTQRRDNIKVGTMVLVKEDNSPPQKWRLGRIVNIFSGQDGNIRVVAVRTKDGVFTRGISKICILPIRDNDMSHTEER, encoded by the coding sequence ATGACACCGGTACAGCTTCAATATCAATCTTTGTGGTTCAATGGTCCGTTGTGGTTGCGTCAAGATCATGCTACTTGGCCGAATTCATCAGAAACACAACTTGATTTAGATAAATCACTGTTAGAGGAGAGAACATCAGCTCTTCCCGTTCGAGTAATGACCGCTTGTGAAATTTTCACGTTACGTTCGTCGCTGCCAGAACTCATCAGATTGGTTGGCTGGTTACGTCGCTTCATGTACAACTCGGCAAAAAGAAATCGCGAGAACCTACGCACAGGTGACTTGTCCTCGATTGAATACAATGAAGCAGAAAATGCGCTCGTACGTGTATCTCAGCATGAGAGTTTTCCAGAAGAAATTTCGGCCCTTTCCAAGGGAAAACCACTAAAGTCGTCTTCAATAATATTGTCGACAAACCCCCGCCTGACGGATGGTATACTTCGTGTTGGCGGCCGGTTAAGTCACGCACCCGTGTCAGAGACCCGTAGGCATCCCATAATTTTACATCATCAACATCCGCTAACGAAGCTAGTACTTGAGCACTATCACCGTAAACATTTTCACGCTGGGCAGCAGTTGTTGATAGCTACAGTACGCGAGAAATTTTGGCCCCTTCGTATTCGCAGTCTCGCTCGCCAGGTAATTCATCGCTGTATCTCCTGTTACCGAAGCAAACCAACGAATCACGAACAGTTAATGGCCGATTTACCATCGGTACGTGTAACACCTGGAGCAGTATTTTCGTCGGTTGGACTAGACTTCTACGGTCCATTTCAAATTAAATACCCAGGTCGTAAAGGAATTCCAATCAAAACCTTCGTATGCATTTTTGTCTGTCTAGTGACCAAGGCAGTGCACATGGAAGTTGTGGCAGATTTATCTACACAAGCATTTATAGCTGCCTTGAAACGATTCGTTGCGATTCGTGGGAAGCCCCATATCATCATGTGCGATAATGCTACCAATTTCATTGGAGCAAACAGAGAACTCGAAAAATTACGGTCACAGCTTAGCGAACAGCAGTTCCAGTACACCACTAGCAAGTTTGCTGAAGAGGAAGGAATTGATTTCAAGTTCATCCCGCCTCGCCCCCCCAATTTTGGAGGACTATGGGAGGCGGCCGTTAAGTCCTTCAAGACCCATTTTCGTAAAACCATCGGAATCCAAACACTAACGTACGATGAGCTACACACCGTGGTTCAGCAAATTTCAGCCATCCTCAATTCTAGACCGTTGACACCACTGAGCACTGATCCGAACGATTTTTCGGTGCTAACCCCAGGTCATTTCCTGATAGGCAGACCACTCACGGCAATTCCGGAGCCAGATTTGCAAGAAATACCAGAAAATCGTTTATCGCACTGGCAACAAACGCAAGCCTTCGTACAGCAACTGTGGCGAAAATGGAAATCACAATACCTCTCCGATTTGCACAACAGAACTAAATGGACTCAAAGACGTGACAACATTAAGGTTGGAACCATGGTCCTGGTTAAAGAGGACAATTCACCTCCTCAGAAGTGGCGGTTGGGAAGAATAGTCAACATATTCTCGGGCCAAGATGGAAACATTCGGGTGGTAGCCGTCCGGACTAAAGATGGTGTCTTCACAAGAGGCATCTCGAAGATTTGCATCCTCCCTATTCGGGATAACGATATGTCCCACACAGAAGAGCGTTAG
- the LOC129718027 gene encoding chromobox protein homolog 3-like — protein MSDDSDSKEYVVERILAKRTSRGVTKYLIKWKDCDSSENTWEPEQNLCCPELIRDFLNEKEAKKKWRPTSKRTSKRASDPAVPHKVEDVEKKPNDVDNNIDARVLRKRGRSDPTVNRTADQPPGVDGFRKGLVAEDILGITSEDGNLFFMVKWKNTDEIEMVESALARKHIPAMVIDFYERRIIWSSDPSE, from the coding sequence atgtcggacgacagcgaTTCCAAGGAGTACGTAGTCGAACGGATCCTAGCCAAGCGGACGTCCCGTGGTGTAACGAAGTATCTAATCAAATGGAAAGATTGTGACTCGTCCGAAAACACTTGGGAGCCGGAACAAAACTTGTGCTGTCCAGAGTTGATTCGGGACTTTCTGAACGAAAAagaagcgaagaaaaaatggcgCCCCACTAGCAAACGCACTTCAAAACGTGCCTCTGATCCAGCAGTACCCCACAAGGTAGAAGATGTTGAGAAGAAACCGAACGACGTGGATAACAACATCGACGCTAGAGTACTCAGGAAGCGGGGCAGATCGGATCCCACCGTGAACCGGACAGCGGACCAACCTCCTGGCGTTGATGGTTTCCGGAAAGGTTTAGTTGCGGAGGATATTCTCGGTATTACATCTGAGGACGGCAATCTGTTTTTTATGGTTAAATGGAAAAACACTGACGAAATTGAGATGGTAGAATCGGCGCTAGCTCGGAAGCATATTCCCGCTATGGTCATTGACTTCTACGAGCGGCGAATCATTTGGAGTTCGGATCCTTCAGAATAA